One Ictalurus furcatus strain D&B chromosome 21, Billie_1.0, whole genome shotgun sequence genomic region harbors:
- the prkar2ab gene encoding protein kinase, cAMP-dependent, regulatory, type II, alpha, B yields the protein MMSVPVPAGLQDLLKGFTVQVLKRQPENLLDFAVVYFTELRDRREENPSAGTEGRCGLRRGEESDGDGREHMITSDEVEEEEEEEDFPDDFMFKPPPTSKHSRRVAVCAESYNPDEDDDDDSEPKIVHPKTAEQRSRLQEACKDILLFKTLEKEQFSQVLDAMFEVLVKPNEHIIHQGDNGDNFYVIERGMYDIEVQKDGVSRCVGKYDNKGSFGELALMYNTPRAATIIAVQPGALWALDRETFHRLIVKNNAKKRKTYEAFIECVPLLKSLEISERMKMVDVLGAKAFKDGEQIIKQGDAADCFYIVESGVVKIMIKRKAKAGRLRSEDEVEDEEAEVEVEVSRCVRGQYFGELALVTNKPRAASVYAVGETKCLVIDVQAFERLLGPCKEIMKRNIALYQEQLVALFGSGEDPKHGATSSAF from the exons ATGATGAGTGTGCCGGTTCCTGCGGGTCTACAGGACCTGCTGAAGGGCTTCACGGTGCAGGTTCTGAAGCGGCAGCCGGAGAACCTTCTGGACTTCGCCGTGGTGTATTTCACTGAGCTGAGAGACCGGCGTGAGGAGAACCCGAGTGCAGGGACGGAGGGCAGATGTGGCctgaggagaggagaagagtcTGATGGAGATGGCAGAGAACACATGATCACAAGTGAtgaagtggaggaggaggaggaggaagaggacttTCCCGATGATTTCATGTTTAAAC CTCCGCCTACCAGCAAGCACAGCCGCAGAGTAGCAG TGTGTGCTGAGTCCTACAACCCAGACGAGGATGACGATGATGACTCTGAGCCGAAGATCGTTCACCCCAAAACTGCTGAGCAGCGCTCCAGACTACAGGAAGCCTGCAAGGACATACTGCTGTTCAAAACTCTGGAAAAG GAGCAGTTCTCCCAGGTGTTGGACGCCATGTTTGAGGTGCTGGTGAAGCCGAACGAGCACATCATACACCAGGGAGACAATGGAGACAATTTCTACGTCATCGAGAG agGAATGTATGATATCGAGGTGCAGAAGGACGGTGTGAGTCGCTGTGTGGGGAAATACGATAATAAGGGCAGTTTCGGTGAGTTGGCGCTCATGTACAACACTCCACGTGCTGCAACCATCATCGCCGTCCAGCCGGGGGCGCTGTGGGCTCTG GACAGGGAGACGTTTCACAGGTTGATTGTGAAAAATAACGCCAAGAAGAGGAAAACGTATGAGGCCTTCATCGAGTGTGTGCCTCTTCTGAAATCTCTGGAG ATATCGGAGCGGATGAAGATGGTCGATGTTTTAGGAGCGAAAGCCTTCAAAGACGGAGAACAGATCATCAAACAG GGTGATGCGGCTGATTGTTTCTACATCGTGGAGTCTGGCGTAGTGAAGATCATGATCAAGAGAAAA GCTAAAGCAGGTCGTCTGAGGAGCGAGGATGAGGTCGAGGACGAGGAGgcggaggtggaggtggaggtctCCCGCTGTGTTCGGGGTCAGTACTTTGGAGAACTGGCACTCGTCACTAACAAACCTCGAGCTGCGTCCGTTTACGCCGTGGGAGAAACTAAGTGTTTAG TGATCGACGTCCAGGCGTTCGAGCGTCTGCTGGGTCCCTGTAAGGAGATCATGAAGAGGAACATCGCTTTGTACCAGGAGCAGTTGGTGGCTCTGTTCGGCTCCGGCGAGGATCCGAAACACGGCGCAACTTCGTCTGCGTTCTGA